A genomic region of Raphanus sativus cultivar WK10039 chromosome 6, ASM80110v3, whole genome shotgun sequence contains the following coding sequences:
- the LOC108809993 gene encoding putative F-box/FBD/LRR-repeat protein At1g22000, with protein MENRICDLPDDLILEIMNFIPTKDAVATTILSKRWRLIWTMLPTLEYKDSGSGTIGWFVEKSLQLHKAPKLERLTIELGPHSHVDVDVEKCLENAVNRGVHELDLNLLWNAEITSFPKSLHTCDTLVDLVLSNKILVDVPSQVDLPSLLYLSLIDVVYKDEDSLAGLLSSSSVLHWLMVQRRKDDNLTNFTVKVSSLKTLYYESAWPMDEPVEEGDDDDDDDDLIGSLVIDTPALDDISLITVCEDCCLIDNMSCLDEANISHVIYPDDKFLKSLSSVKHLYLCLTNPMVGSSNDVKFSRLIEFYFLTKTVDWLEPLMFFLQNSAQLKFLTIHTEHESPSPPWNQPSSIPGCLSSHLEIFVWNNYEGRDDEKQLLSYILANSECLKRAEINLIATCNLEERQKEIQSMPRISTSSRLLFPTQMNLLFNGYCYRH; from the exons ATGGAAAATCGGATCTGTGATTTGCCTGACGATTTGATTCTTGAGATCATGAACTTCATCCCCACAAAAGATGCAGTAGCGACCACAATCTTGTCTAAGCGATGGCGTTTGATATGGACTATGCTTCCTACACTCGAATACAAAGACAGCGGCAGCGGGACCATTGGGTGGTTTGTTGAGAAGTCTTTGCAACTCCATAAGGCACCAAAACTAGAGAGGCTGACTATCGAACTCGGTCCACATTCTCATGTTGACGTAGATGTGGAAAAGTGTCTTGAGAATGCAGTTAATCGAGGTGTGCACGAGTTAGATCTCAATCTCCTTTGGAACGCAGAGATcacaagctttccaaagagcCTCCACACATGCGACACTCTCGTTGATTTAGTTCTATCTAACAAGATTCTAGTGGATGTTCCTTCCCAGGTTGACCTACCATCTCTCTTATATCTTTCTCTTATCGACGTGGTGTACAAAGACGAAGACTCTCTTGCTGGACTTTTATCAAGTTCCTCTGTTCTACACTGGCTGATGGTGCAACGACGTAAGGATGACAACTTGACAAACTTTACGGTGAAAGTGTCTTCcttaaaaacattatattatgAAAGTGCTTGGCCCATGGATGAGCCCGTAGAGGAAGgggacgatgatgatgatgatgatgatctcatTGGGTCGTTGGTAATAGATACCCCTGCACTAGATGATATAAGCTTAATTACCGTTTGCGAAGACTGCTGCTTGATAGATAACATGTCTTGTCTTGATGAGGCAAACATAAGCCATGTTATTTACCCCGATGACAAGTTTCTGAAATCTCTTTCTTCTGTCAAACATCTGTACTTGTGTTTGACCAATCCGATG GTTGGTAGCAGTAACGACGTTAAATTCTCTCGGCTCATAGAGTTTTACTTCTTGACAAAAACAGTAGATTGGTTGGAACCACTTATGTTTTTCCTTCAAAATTCTGCTCAATTGAAATTTCTTACAATCCACACG gAACATGAGAGTCCATCACCTCCCTGGAACCAGCCGAGTTCTATTCCGGGATGCTTGTCATCTCATCTAGAGATCTTTGTGTGGAACAACTATGAAGGAAGAGATGATGAGAAACAACTATTGTCATACATTCTTGCTAACTCAGAGTGTTTAAAGAGAGCGGAGATAAATCTCATAGCAACCTGCAATCTTGAAGAGAGACAAAAGGAGATACAATCTATGCCTAGGATTTCAACATCATCTCGGCTTCTATTCCCCACTCAAATGAATCTGTTGTTTAACGGATACTGTTACCGTCACTAG